Proteins found in one Clostridium kluyveri DSM 555 genomic segment:
- the ftsH gene encoding ATP-dependent zinc metalloprotease FtsH produces MKKFSSATAWVIVFILVILSALWLVRTNENSTAISFSDFQKYWLSNDIKNFQLREDKMTVQGSLKNGTAYETVVPSERLFQFIGEHPKEGEVQEIYLKPATIPMWVQYLPTILLILMLVAFWFMFMQQSQGGGGNRNVMNFGKSRAKMATPDKKKVTFADVAGADEEKEELAEIVDFLKQPKKYIEMGARIPKGVLLVGPPGTGKTLLAKAISGEAGVPFFSISGSDFVEMFVGVGASRVRDLFDQAKKNSPCIVFIDEIDAVGRQRGAGLGGGHDEREQTLNQLLVEMDGFGANEGIIMIAATNRPDILDPALLRPGRFDRRILVGAPDIKGREEILKVHSRNKHLADEVKLDVLAKRTPGFTGADLENLMNESALLAVRNNKNLIGMNELEEAVTRVIAGPEKRSRVIDEEDRKLTAYHEAGHAVVMKLLPNSDPVHEISIIPRGMAGGYTMHLPEKDSAYTSKAKLKDEIVGLLGGRVAEKLVIGDISTGAKNDIDRATTIAKKMVMDYGMSDLGPIAFGSGHDEVFLGRDLGKGRNFSEEVAFEIDKEIRKLIDEGYDKAEKLLSENMHRLKAVAERLLEKEKLEASEFEEIFAQT; encoded by the coding sequence ATGAAAAAATTTTCAAGTGCAACGGCCTGGGTTATAGTTTTTATATTAGTGATTCTTTCAGCATTGTGGTTGGTAAGAACCAATGAAAATTCAACAGCCATTAGTTTTAGTGATTTCCAAAAATATTGGTTAAGTAATGATATTAAAAATTTTCAGCTTAGAGAAGATAAAATGACAGTTCAAGGTAGTTTGAAAAATGGAACAGCATATGAAACAGTAGTTCCATCTGAAAGATTATTTCAATTTATAGGTGAACACCCTAAAGAGGGAGAAGTTCAAGAAATATATCTTAAACCCGCTACAATACCTATGTGGGTACAGTATTTGCCAACAATTCTTTTAATACTTATGCTTGTAGCATTTTGGTTTATGTTTATGCAGCAATCTCAAGGCGGCGGAGGAAATCGAAATGTTATGAATTTTGGTAAGAGTAGAGCTAAAATGGCTACACCAGATAAAAAGAAGGTAACTTTTGCAGATGTAGCTGGGGCAGATGAAGAAAAAGAAGAATTAGCAGAAATAGTGGATTTTTTGAAACAACCTAAAAAATATATAGAGATGGGAGCTAGAATTCCTAAGGGGGTTTTACTTGTGGGGCCTCCGGGAACTGGTAAGACACTTTTAGCTAAAGCTATATCTGGTGAAGCAGGAGTGCCATTTTTTAGCATATCAGGTTCGGATTTTGTTGAAATGTTTGTTGGTGTAGGAGCTTCAAGGGTAAGGGATTTGTTCGATCAGGCGAAGAAAAATTCTCCATGTATAGTATTTATAGATGAGATAGATGCAGTTGGAAGACAAAGAGGAGCAGGACTTGGTGGAGGACATGATGAAAGGGAACAAACATTGAATCAACTCTTAGTTGAAATGGATGGATTTGGAGCTAATGAAGGAATAATTATGATAGCTGCAACAAATAGACCTGATATATTAGATCCTGCACTTTTAAGACCAGGAAGATTTGATAGACGAATACTTGTAGGAGCACCTGATATTAAAGGCAGAGAAGAAATTCTTAAAGTTCATTCCAGGAACAAACATTTAGCAGATGAAGTAAAGTTAGATGTTCTGGCTAAGAGAACACCTGGGTTCACAGGTGCGGATTTAGAAAATCTTATGAATGAATCTGCACTTTTGGCAGTTAGAAATAATAAGAATTTAATAGGCATGAATGAATTGGAGGAAGCGGTAACTAGAGTAATAGCAGGTCCTGAAAAAAGAAGTAGAGTGATTGATGAGGAAGATAGAAAGCTTACAGCTTACCATGAAGCAGGTCATGCAGTGGTAATGAAGTTGTTACCTAATTCTGACCCTGTACATGAAATAAGTATAATACCAAGGGGAATGGCAGGAGGATATACAATGCATCTTCCAGAAAAAGATAGCGCCTATACATCAAAAGCTAAGCTTAAAGATGAGATTGTAGGACTTCTTGGAGGCAGAGTAGCAGAAAAATTGGTTATAGGCGATATAAGTACAGGAGCTAAAAATGATATTGACAGAGCAACTACTATAGCTAAAAAGATGGTAATGGATTATGGTATGAGTGATTTGGGACCTATTGCATTTGGTTCAGGTCATGATGAGGTGTTTTTAGGAAGAGATTTAGGAAAAGGAAGAAATTTTAGTGAAGAAGTGGCTTTTGAAATAGATAAGGAGATAAGAAAATTAATAGATGAAGGGTATGATAAGGCTGAAAAACTTCTTTCGGAAAATATGCATAGACTTAAGGCTGTGGCAGAAAGACTTTTAGAAAAAGAAAAATTGGAAGCAAGTGAATTTGAAGAAATATTCGCTCAAACTTAA
- a CDS encoding S1 domain-containing RNA-binding protein: MTLKAGSILEGTVINITSFGAFVDVNGKTGLVHISEVSDTYVKNIRDYLKEKDKIRVKIISIDDNGKISLSMKQAEKDKKSLRPQEIDWQKEKVRNNQGSFEDRLSKFLKDSEERFQDIKKHQDSKGKGYKKSSNY; the protein is encoded by the coding sequence ATGACCTTAAAGGCAGGAAGCATACTAGAAGGTACAGTGATTAATATTACCAGTTTTGGAGCATTTGTGGACGTTAATGGTAAAACAGGATTAGTGCACATATCTGAAGTGTCAGATACCTATGTTAAAAATATAAGAGATTATTTAAAAGAAAAAGATAAGATAAGAGTTAAAATAATTTCTATTGATGATAATGGCAAGATAAGTTTATCTATGAAACAAGCAGAAAAGGATAAAAAAAGCTTGAGACCTCAGGAAATAGACTGGCAAAAAGAAAAAGTCAGAAATAATCAAGGTAGTTTTGAAGATAGGCTATCTAAGTTCTTAAAAGATAGCGAGGAGAGATTTCAAGATATTAAAAAACATCAGGATTCAAAAGGCAAAGGGTACAAAAAATCATCTAATTATTAG
- the hpt gene encoding hypoxanthine phosphoribosyltransferase, translating to MSDMSDDIKEILINKSEIRKKVKQIGKKISKDYEGKELMLVGILKGSVPFMADLLREITIPCSMDFMAVSSYGSSTKSSGVVRILKDLDFEIEDKYILIVEDIIDSGTTLSYLIEYLKGRKAKSIEIACLLNKPERRKVKVEAKYIGFEVPDYFLVGYGLDYAEKYRNFPYIGILKEEIYK from the coding sequence ATGAGTGATATGAGTGACGACATTAAGGAGATATTAATTAACAAAAGTGAAATTAGGAAAAAAGTAAAACAAATAGGGAAAAAGATAAGTAAAGATTATGAAGGAAAGGAGTTAATGCTTGTAGGCATATTAAAAGGCTCAGTTCCTTTTATGGCGGATTTGCTTAGAGAAATAACTATTCCATGTAGCATGGATTTTATGGCGGTTTCAAGTTATGGAAGTTCTACAAAGAGTTCAGGAGTTGTTAGGATATTAAAAGATTTAGATTTTGAAATAGAGGATAAATATATATTGATAGTAGAAGATATTATAGATTCAGGTACTACTTTGTCTTATCTGATTGAATATTTGAAAGGCAGGAAAGCTAAGAGTATAGAAATAGCGTGCCTTTTAAATAAACCTGAAAGAAGAAAAGTTAAAGTTGAAGCCAAGTACATAGGATTTGAGGTTCCAGATTATTTTTTGGTGGGATATGGATTGGATTATGCAGAAAAGTACAGGAATTTTCCTTATATTGGTATATTAAAAGAGGAAATTTACAAATAA
- a CDS encoding FtsB family cell division protein, whose protein sequence is MKVRIKWKKIFFLLIILYAVYIFVSQQITMYNIKKQITERKVEEIRMKQKNQKLQDEVKMSTSDAYIEKLAREKLGLINEGETPVIDKNN, encoded by the coding sequence ATGAAAGTAAGAATTAAATGGAAAAAAATATTTTTTTTATTAATAATTCTATATGCGGTATATATTTTTGTAAGTCAACAGATTACTATGTATAATATAAAAAAACAGATTACTGAGAGAAAAGTTGAAGAGATCAGGATGAAACAAAAAAATCAAAAATTACAGGATGAAGTTAAGATGTCTACATCTGATGCTTACATAGAAAAGTTAGCTAGAGAAAAATTAGGTCTTATTAATGAAGGTGAAACTCCTGTAATAGACAAAAATAATTAA
- a CDS encoding type III pantothenate kinase gives MILVLDVGNTNIVLGVYDDRELISVWRLSTDSKRTADEYGVQVIDLFLQSKLKPEDITGSIISSVVPTIMYSLEHMIIKYFQVSPIIVGPGVKTGINVKYDNPREVGADRIVNAVAAHEIYNRSLIIIDFGTATTFCAVTSAGDYLGGAICPGIKISSSALFEMAAKLPRVEIIRPQNIIGKNTVSSMQSGIVYGYIGQVDYIVKKMKMEMMDLGEEEPLVIATGGLAKLINEGTKSIDIIDSVLTLTGLRLIYEKNKE, from the coding sequence ATGATTTTAGTCTTAGATGTTGGAAATACTAATATTGTTTTAGGGGTTTATGATGACAGGGAGCTTATATCAGTTTGGAGATTATCTACAGACTCTAAAAGAACAGCAGATGAATACGGAGTTCAGGTAATAGATTTATTTCTTCAAAGTAAATTAAAACCGGAAGATATAACTGGTTCTATAATATCTTCAGTAGTTCCTACTATTATGTATTCATTAGAACATATGATAATAAAATATTTTCAAGTTAGTCCTATTATAGTGGGACCAGGAGTAAAAACGGGTATAAATGTGAAATATGATAATCCAAGAGAAGTAGGGGCTGACAGGATAGTAAATGCTGTGGCTGCCCATGAAATCTATAATAGATCCCTAATTATTATAGACTTTGGAACAGCTACTACATTTTGTGCAGTTACATCTGCAGGAGATTATTTAGGAGGAGCTATATGTCCAGGCATAAAAATATCTTCTTCTGCTCTTTTTGAGATGGCAGCTAAACTTCCAAGAGTAGAGATAATAAGACCACAAAATATTATAGGAAAGAATACGGTTTCTAGTATGCAATCTGGTATAGTATATGGATATATTGGTCAGGTGGACTATATAGTTAAAAAGATGAAAATGGAAATGATGGATTTAGGAGAAGAAGAACCTTTGGTAATAGCTACAGGAGGACTTGCTAAACTCATAAATGAAGGAACAAAATCCATAGATATAATTGATTCTGTATTGACTTTAACAGGGCTTAGATTAATCTATGAAAAGAACAAAGAGTAG
- the greA gene encoding transcription elongation factor GreA, whose product MSGLKKYVMTYEGIKKLENELEYLKTVKRKEITEKIKVALSFGDLSENSEYDSAKNEQAFVEGRIVQLENMLKNASMVDEDEVPLDIVGIGSIVKVKDYDLDEEVEYLIVGSAEADPINNKISNESPVGKGLVGKKPGDVIEIQVPDGVSKYKILNIRR is encoded by the coding sequence ATGAGCGGATTAAAAAAATATGTTATGACCTATGAAGGCATAAAAAAGCTGGAAAATGAATTAGAATATTTAAAGACAGTCAAGAGAAAAGAAATCACTGAAAAGATTAAAGTAGCTCTTTCCTTTGGAGATTTAAGTGAAAATTCAGAATATGATAGTGCTAAAAACGAACAAGCATTTGTAGAAGGTAGAATAGTACAACTAGAAAATATGCTTAAGAATGCCAGCATGGTAGATGAAGATGAGGTTCCATTAGATATAGTAGGTATAGGCTCAATTGTAAAAGTTAAGGATTATGATTTAGATGAAGAAGTAGAATACTTAATTGTGGGGTCTGCGGAAGCAGATCCTATTAATAATAAAATATCAAATGAATCCCCTGTAGGTAAAGGACTTGTGGGGAAAAAACCTGGAGATGTAATTGAAATACAGGTCCCAGATGGAGTTAGTAAGTACAAGATACTTAATATAAGAAGATAA
- the spoIIE gene encoding stage II sporulation protein E: MQYGVEVVTYQRTEKLKGEEKKRKFEQMRNIVKLIFYFLCGFLVSRVMMVNLMAPFGIAFFISMALCEKRKPALVTGIGTLLGYISIYGNIKYLPSYCIVTVTLVTLNYILKNSTKVKKLILFFVITFLEFSAYKFFAINLSPGVAILNSMFEIMCIFPLYFIINYSIICFNQLKTRHLYSSEEIISMSITTSLIIAGTWGTAIQGVSIRNVVALTFILILGYVKGSASGAAGGVAMGTIIGVTSNDMMTYVSVYGLCGLISGLFRETGKWMSGAGYIIGFAVLKMYSNIGSQFKIIEVLISCIIYFGIPQSIYRKVELELDWQKKQEHLKENYADKIKSIFMHRLDSFSHVLNDISSVLSRLASNNKLTMKTKSSALIENLADRVCSNCDMNNMCWKRETFYTYNAFLELIQNYQENKKFIPEELQKKCTRRTLLLKNTKEIVNNYIVDEMWKSRLSECRELLAYQIGNMGKTVGEIVQDLNLDVRFNTSVENNIRRLLNKNNIKYKDVFCFKDKNEHLVINLSMEVCGGKQDCVKKILPLINNVTGKLMALSKDSCDINFSANSCSVTFEETPKYHIVTHVISQCKHGEKYNGDSYSFCKLPDGTYMTIISDGMGSGPQAGEESSAAVELIEKFAKSGFNKMTAINTVNSIMGIKFTEDEKFSTLDLSSINLYKGEIDFMKVGATASFIKRGEDILVIKSKTLPIGILDKPDIDIINKSVMNGDFIIMVSDGVIDYNSESAGNFIWMIEFLRKLDCTEPKDMCEKIMDKSKELSGGKVKDDMTVIVEKVYTLY; the protein is encoded by the coding sequence ATGCAATATGGAGTAGAGGTTGTTACTTATCAAAGAACGGAAAAGTTAAAGGGAGAAGAAAAAAAGCGTAAATTTGAACAAATGAGAAATATAGTAAAATTAATATTTTATTTCTTATGTGGATTTTTAGTATCTAGGGTCATGATGGTAAATCTTATGGCTCCTTTTGGCATAGCTTTTTTTATATCTATGGCTTTATGTGAAAAAAGAAAACCTGCATTAGTAACAGGAATTGGTACATTACTCGGATATATTTCAATATATGGAAATATAAAATATCTTCCTTCTTATTGTATAGTGACTGTTACATTAGTAACTCTAAATTATATATTAAAAAATAGTACTAAGGTTAAAAAGTTAATTTTATTTTTTGTTATTACTTTTTTAGAGTTTTCTGCTTATAAATTTTTTGCAATTAATCTTTCACCTGGGGTGGCTATTTTAAATTCTATGTTTGAAATTATGTGTATATTCCCATTATATTTTATTATTAATTATTCTATAATATGTTTTAATCAACTAAAGACTAGACATCTTTATAGTAGTGAAGAAATAATTAGCATGTCTATAACTACTTCATTAATTATAGCGGGTACTTGGGGAACGGCTATTCAAGGCGTATCTATTAGAAATGTAGTAGCATTGACTTTTATACTTATATTAGGTTATGTAAAAGGAAGTGCTTCGGGTGCTGCAGGTGGTGTAGCTATGGGTACAATAATAGGAGTGACATCTAATGATATGATGACCTATGTTTCAGTCTATGGGTTATGTGGACTTATATCAGGCTTGTTTAGAGAAACAGGTAAATGGATGAGTGGTGCAGGTTATATCATAGGATTTGCTGTATTAAAGATGTATTCTAATATAGGCTCCCAGTTTAAAATAATAGAGGTACTTATAAGCTGTATTATATATTTTGGAATACCACAGAGTATATATAGAAAAGTAGAATTAGAATTAGATTGGCAAAAGAAACAAGAGCATTTAAAGGAGAATTATGCGGATAAAATTAAATCTATTTTTATGCATAGGCTTGATAGTTTTTCTCATGTACTTAATGATATATCCTCTGTTCTTTCAAGGCTGGCTAGTAATAATAAGCTTACTATGAAAACTAAGAGTAGCGCACTTATAGAAAATTTAGCAGACAGAGTTTGTTCAAATTGTGATATGAATAATATGTGCTGGAAGAGAGAAACTTTTTATACTTATAATGCATTTTTAGAATTAATACAGAATTATCAGGAAAATAAAAAGTTTATTCCAGAGGAACTGCAAAAAAAATGTACCAGAAGAACTTTGCTTTTAAAGAATACTAAAGAGATTGTAAATAATTATATTGTAGACGAGATGTGGAAGAGTAGATTAAGTGAATGTAGGGAGCTATTGGCATATCAAATAGGCAATATGGGAAAAACTGTAGGTGAGATAGTACAGGATTTAAACTTAGATGTGAGGTTTAATACATCAGTAGAAAATAATATACGGAGGCTCTTAAACAAAAATAATATAAAGTACAAGGATGTATTTTGTTTTAAGGATAAAAATGAACATCTAGTTATAAATTTATCTATGGAAGTCTGCGGAGGAAAACAAGATTGTGTAAAGAAAATATTACCTTTAATTAATAATGTAACTGGGAAACTTATGGCCTTAAGTAAAGATAGTTGTGATATAAATTTTTCAGCGAATAGCTGTAGTGTAACTTTTGAAGAAACTCCAAAGTACCACATTGTCACTCATGTGATTAGCCAATGTAAACATGGAGAAAAGTATAATGGGGATAGCTATAGTTTTTGTAAACTACCAGATGGTACCTATATGACAATTATAAGTGATGGAATGGGTTCTGGTCCTCAGGCTGGAGAAGAGAGCAGTGCTGCCGTTGAACTTATAGAGAAATTTGCAAAGTCAGGTTTTAATAAGATGACTGCTATTAATACAGTTAACTCTATTATGGGGATTAAATTTACTGAAGATGAAAAATTTTCTACATTAGATTTGAGCAGTATAAATTTGTATAAAGGAGAAATAGATTTTATGAAAGTTGGAGCTACAGCTAGTTTTATAAAGAGAGGAGAAGATATTCTGGTAATAAAATCAAAGACACTCCCTATAGGTATATTAGATAAGCCCGATATAGATATAATAAACAAATCTGTAATGAATGGGGATTTTATAATAATGGTCAGTGATGGTGTAATCGACTATAATAGTGAATCAGCAGGTAATTTTATATGGATGATAGAATTTTTAAGGAAGTTAGATTGTACTGAGCCTAAGGACATGTGTGAGAAAATTATGGATAAATCCAAAGAATTATCTGGAGGAAAGGTAAAAGATGATATGACAGTAATAGTGGAAAAAGTGTATACTCTTTATTAA
- the tilS gene encoding tRNA lysidine(34) synthetase TilS, giving the protein MIENVLSTIEENKMFNRGDKVIVAVSGGPDSICLLHMLYVLQNRLDITLYAAHVNHCLRGEEGDKDEEYVKKFCESLSVEFKSLKTDVNYIAKEKRISCESAGREVRYKFFEELKKKLKAEKIAIAHNANDQAETVLMRIMRGAGLQGLTGINPVRDNVFVRPLIRITRDEIEKYCDNNNLHPRIDKTNLETIYSRNKIRLELIPYIQNNFNRDIVAVLNRLSDIIKIDNDYLNYISREKFKKYCEIKAQKVIIFKEAFLEDKAVLVRIIRMSLEVVEGNLKDIEKIHIFSIINVQKCSTGKEIMLPHNLLALNDYGNIIIKKYIKECMKNCEVQYVLQMGFNNITDIKSKIYIDLIELKEYAYYKKDRFIQYFDYDKIKGSIILRNRRKGDRFIPLGMIGNKKLKSLFIDLKISKDKRDKIPLICFGDNIGWIVGYRISELFKVDKNTKNILAIKFESEEL; this is encoded by the coding sequence TTGATAGAAAATGTACTTAGTACTATAGAAGAAAATAAAATGTTTAATAGAGGTGATAAGGTAATAGTAGCTGTGTCAGGAGGGCCTGATTCCATATGTTTATTACATATGTTATATGTTCTGCAAAACAGATTAGATATAACTTTATATGCAGCTCATGTAAATCATTGTTTAAGGGGAGAAGAAGGGGATAAGGACGAGGAGTATGTAAAAAAATTTTGTGAGAGTTTATCTGTTGAATTTAAAAGTTTAAAAACAGATGTAAATTATATTGCCAAAGAAAAAAGAATATCCTGTGAAAGTGCAGGAAGAGAAGTAAGATATAAATTTTTTGAAGAATTAAAGAAAAAATTAAAAGCTGAGAAAATAGCTATAGCTCATAATGCTAATGATCAGGCAGAAACTGTTTTAATGAGAATTATGAGGGGAGCGGGTCTACAGGGTTTAACTGGTATAAATCCTGTGAGAGATAATGTTTTTGTAAGGCCTTTAATACGTATTACCAGAGATGAAATTGAAAAATATTGTGATAATAATAATCTTCATCCCAGAATTGATAAGACTAATTTGGAAACCATATATTCAAGGAATAAAATAAGATTAGAGCTTATACCTTATATACAAAATAATTTTAATAGAGATATAGTTGCGGTGTTAAATAGGCTTTCTGATATAATAAAAATAGATAATGATTATTTGAATTATATTTCTCGGGAAAAATTTAAAAAATATTGTGAAATAAAAGCACAAAAGGTTATAATATTTAAAGAGGCATTTCTAGAGGATAAAGCTGTATTAGTTAGAATAATCAGGATGTCCCTGGAAGTTGTGGAAGGAAATTTAAAAGATATTGAAAAAATCCACATTTTCAGTATAATAAATGTTCAAAAGTGTTCTACAGGTAAAGAAATAATGTTACCTCACAATTTGTTGGCATTAAATGATTATGGAAATATAATAATAAAAAAATATATAAAAGAATGTATGAAAAATTGTGAGGTACAGTATGTATTACAAATGGGATTTAACAATATTACTGATATTAAGTCTAAAATTTATATAGATTTAATTGAATTAAAAGAATATGCATATTATAAAAAAGATAGATTTATTCAGTATTTTGATTATGATAAAATAAAAGGGAGTATTATATTAAGGAACAGAAGGAAGGGAGATAGATTTATACCGCTTGGAATGATTGGAAATAAGAAATTAAAGAGTTTATTTATAGATTTAAAGATATCTAAAGATAAGAGGGATAAAATTCCCCTAATATGTTTTGGAGATAACATCGGATGGATTGTTGGATATAGAATAAGTGAACTTTTTAAGGTAGATAAAAACACTAAGAATATTTTGGCTATAAAGTTTGAAAGCGAGGAACTATAA
- a CDS encoding thioesterase family protein: protein MEFNLKEGITSTMEMHVTDNNTAKKLGSGNLDVFATPAMIALMENTSKNSVDLHLPTGYTTVGIEINIKHIKASSVGAKIRCEASLKEVKGKKLVFYVEAWDESGKIGEGSHTRYIVNSEDFMKKIQ, encoded by the coding sequence ATGGAATTTAATTTAAAAGAAGGCATTACCTCTACTATGGAAATGCATGTAACTGATAATAATACAGCTAAGAAATTAGGATCAGGTAATTTAGATGTATTTGCCACACCAGCTATGATAGCTCTTATGGAAAATACATCTAAAAATAGTGTAGATCTTCATTTACCTACAGGATATACCACTGTTGGGATAGAAATAAATATAAAACATATTAAAGCATCTTCTGTTGGGGCTAAGATTAGATGCGAAGCATCTCTAAAGGAAGTTAAGGGGAAAAAATTAGTTTTTTATGTTGAGGCCTGGGATGAAAGTGGAAAGATTGGAGAAGGATCTCATACTAGATATATAGTAAATAGTGAGGATTTTATGAAGAAGATACAATAA
- the dusB gene encoding tRNA dihydrouridine synthase DusB, whose amino-acid sequence MKIGEIEFENNVFLAPMAGITDRAFRELCIEFKCGLVYTEMISAKALFYGSKATESMLIVSPVEAPIAVQIFGNDPVIMAKACDYFNENKDICMVDINMGCPAPKIVRNGEGSALMKNPKLASEIVKEVKKASLKPVTVKMRIGFDSESINAVNFARIMEQSGADAVTIHGRTSTQMYNGKANWDIISDVKQSIKIPVIGNGDVFTVEDASRLFEFTKCDGIMIGRGSLGNPWIFSQIYENKNSRSITYPTPQQKIDMCIEHYNRAIYYNGEYKAVREMRKQIGWYIKGLKNSKEIKEKINCEERSEIVFEILNQYKFML is encoded by the coding sequence ATGAAAATCGGAGAAATAGAATTTGAAAACAATGTATTTTTAGCTCCTATGGCAGGTATAACGGATAGGGCATTTAGAGAATTGTGTATAGAATTTAAATGTGGACTTGTTTATACTGAGATGATAAGTGCCAAAGCTTTATTTTATGGTAGCAAGGCTACGGAAAGTATGTTAATTGTATCTCCAGTAGAAGCACCCATAGCAGTCCAAATATTTGGGAATGATCCGGTCATAATGGCTAAAGCCTGTGATTATTTTAATGAAAATAAAGATATTTGTATGGTAGATATAAATATGGGTTGTCCAGCTCCTAAGATAGTAAGAAATGGAGAAGGTTCTGCACTTATGAAGAATCCAAAGCTTGCATCGGAAATAGTAAAAGAAGTAAAAAAGGCATCTTTAAAGCCAGTAACTGTAAAAATGAGGATTGGTTTTGATTCTGAGAGTATAAATGCTGTAAATTTTGCTAGAATTATGGAACAATCGGGAGCAGATGCTGTAACTATTCATGGGAGAACTAGTACTCAGATGTATAACGGCAAAGCAAATTGGGATATAATAAGTGATGTAAAACAATCAATTAAAATTCCCGTAATTGGTAATGGAGATGTATTTACTGTAGAAGATGCAAGTAGACTTTTTGAATTTACTAAATGTGATGGCATAATGATTGGAAGGGGAAGCTTGGGAAATCCATGGATATTTTCTCAGATATATGAAAATAAAAATTCTCGGTCTATCACCTATCCTACTCCACAGCAAAAAATAGATATGTGCATAGAACATTATAATAGGGCTATTTATTATAATGGAGAGTATAAGGCTGTGAGAGAAATGAGAAAACAAATAGGGTGGTATATAAAAGGTCTAAAAAACAGTAAGGAAATAAAAGAGAAAATTAACTGTGAAGAACGCAGTGAAATTGTATTTGAAATTTTAAATCAATACAAATTTATGTTGTAA